From the Corynebacterium sp. P3-F1 genome, the window GGGACATGCTCCACAGCATCAGGCCCAGGCATAACAGCAGCGCGAACATCGCGTATCTGCGGGTGAGCGACCCGTCGACTGTCGCTTCAAAGAGCGTGGTGTAGCGGACGTACTCGTTGTACCACTCGAGCGCCGGGCCGACTTCGGAGCGCACGGACGTGGCTTCCAGCACGGCAGCGAGGGTCTGGTCGTGGAAGACCGGGATCATCACTGCGAAGCCCAAGCCCAAAAATGGCAGGACATACGCTCCGGCCGGCGCATAGGCGGTGCGTTCCCGCACAATGCGCAGCAGCTCGGGCAGACACACCAAGAACACACCCACAGTGGTCAATCCGGTGGGGCCGCAGGCCAACGTGAACGCGGCGAAGACGGTGCCCAGCGCGGCGGGCAGCAGCCGACGTGAAGCGATCGCGCTCTCGAACGACGCCCAGGTGACTATCGTGCCCAGGGCGATGATCGGTTCGGGGCGCAGGCCGTTGTCGTAGGGCATCCAGAACGCCAAGAACATGAACGCTGCCGTCCAGTACGCGACGCGCCGGGTGGCAATGCTCTCGCCCAGCCGCGGCAGGATCTCCCGCGAGAGCACCCACCAAATGGCAATGCCGGACAGCAGCGTCGGGATGCGCATCCACGCCGAGGCCGTACTTACCTTCGCCAGCAGCGACAGCAGGTTGTAGAACGGGGCACCGAACGGCGATTCGGGCACGCCGTACCAGCGGTAGTAATTGGCCATATAGTCAGAGTCGTTGGCCACGCGCGCCATAGTGAGCAGGAAGCCGTCGTCCGACGTGTTCGCACCGAAGAAGTGCCAGAACAGCAGCAGACCCACGACCACAGCATCCAGCGGGGTGAACGAGCGCCACTCGGCACGCAGCGGACGAATCTTCCGGCCGTCGAGCAGGTCCAGGCGCGCCAGGGACCACAGCGCTACCAGCGCAGAAATCGTGCCCGCGATCATGGCCAGCCATTTCACCACCGAGGGGTGGGAGGTAAAACGGGAGTTGATGTCAATGTGGGCGGTGAGGCCGGCGTCGATAAGTGCTTGCGCCTCGTCTCCCGCAAGCTCCGTGTAGATGCCCGTGAGCTGGGGGCGCATGTCCTCATCGGTTTTTTCGGCGAAATCTGTGCCCGGGACCTCGACTGTGACGCCGTCGCCCGTGACCGTGAGGTGCAGTGCGCTGTTGTCGTCTTTGAGCGCCTTCTCCAACTCCGCGGGGGTAAGCTCGAAAATGACTTCGTTGAGGGAGGAGACCGTCAGCCCACCGTCCTCAGGGACAATGACAAAAAGGCCTCGGTCCAGTGCCTCGGTCGAGTCCGACGGCAGCGTCGACAGCACATTCGTCTGGCCCGGATTCAGCTTGTCAGTGGCGCTCAGCGGGATGGTCACGTCCAACGACTCCGGCGCCAACGAGATCAACGGGGCGTTCACCGAATTCAGCGATCCGTTCTGGGGCCAGTCGAAGGACGACTGGATTTGCTTCACCGGAAGCAGCGGCGTGAGCACGAAGAACAGGAACGCCAACGCGCCCGAGAGTATCGCCGTGCGGGTCAGTGTGCGGGGACTTCTTTGCGGGACGGCCTCGACGCGGGTACTGCCCGCGACTGACGTGTCATTGGTCTTCGCCTTCACTTTGCTCACGGCCTGTGATTCTACTTTCTGCTGCTTGTTCACTTGTTGCGGACCACCACCACAAACGGACCGAATTGCTGGGTGGTCCAGTCGGCGGAATCGAATGCCTTCGGGTTGAAGAACAGCGCCTCGTAGTGGACGTTCGGCTGGCTGGGGAAGATGTCGTGGGCGATGTGCGTCTTCCACGGCTCATCCGGGTCCGTCTCGCTGCCGCGCAGGATGAACACATCGGGTGAGCGCCACCTCTCGTTTGTCTCGTCGATGGCTTTTGTGAATTCTGCGGGGTCCGATAGTTCGCGGAAGGAGCCGCGCGCCCAAGAAGCGATGGCCTCACTGCGTGCCTCGAACTCGCCCAACGGATTGGCGTAGTGGCTCGTGAATGCATTGAACCCGTGGTACGGGTGGTAGACCATGAAGTTGATCTCGTCGGTGAGCAAGACGGTGTCGGCCGGCTCGTACCCCTGGTCCTGAATGAAGTCATTCATCTCGATGTAATAGCGGCCCACGTCGGATTCGCGCCGGTCCGCGCGTTCCCCGTTGCCGTCGGTGCTAGTGTAGGCCTGATCGATGAAGCTCTCGTTCTCGTCCGGGATCTGCTGGATGTACGCCAGCGCGCCAGCGGCAAGCAGCACCACGAACAGGGCGGTGACGGTACGGTTGCCGCGTTCGTTCAGCCTGTCCGGATACAGAAATTCCACGCCGGCGAGACGCAGGTCGGCGATAGCGAAAATGCCGGTAGTGGACAAAAGAAGCGCGATGAGCACTTCCACGCGGAAACCTAGCAAGGTCGTGCCAGCGAGCGCTATCACCATGGAGCCGAAAACCCAGGCGTAGCAGACGCTCACCGCGAGAGCGAGGTACGTGATTTCCGGTTCGCGGAAGCGTGCGACGATGTAAATGAGGCCGAGCAGGCTGAGGGCACCGACAGCACTGAGCTCGAAGAACGGCATCGGGATCGTCGTTCCCTCAGACGGGAGAAAGTGCTGCGCAGTCGACTTGACGGCCTCGGGGCTGGTCAGCAGACCTGTGATGTAGGGGGCCCACGCCACCAAAGCGATGGCGATGGACCCGAAACCCATCACAGCCAGTTGGCGCAGCGGCACCCACCACCGTTGCCCGCGCGGCCGGGCAACCATGGCGATGACGGCGAACGTGACCATCATCAACGCCACAATGCCGGTATAGAGCGTGTAGAAGCAGGCGGAAACGCCCAGGAAGACAGTCAGCGCGATAGTGGATTCCCACGAACCCCGCATCGCGCGGCACCCCATTACAGCGGCGGCGGGCACGCCCATGGCCACGATCGCGGCATAAGGCTCATCCGGCACCATGGTCAAGCAGATCGCCGTGGTGGCGAGGGCAATCGCGGTGGCCACAGGCAAGGAACCGATAAGTTTCCGCCATACCGGCACCAGCGCGGCGCCGGCCGCAGCCAGTGACATCAGCGCCCACGGCTGGTACACCTCCCACCCCGGCATGCCAAGGAGGTTCGACATGCGCCCGCCGAGCCAGAACCATCCCAGCGGATAGAACGTCGGCATGTCGATGTAGTTCATGTCCTGGTTGGCGGCGGATTCCGCCATGCGGGTCAGGAACTGGGTGCGGAAGCCTTGGTCCACCTGAATTCCGTCGAGGTACAGCTTAGTTGCCGAAAGAGGAACGCCAAGTGCGGAGACCACCAGCCCGGCGGGGGCCAGGGTGCACACCAGCTCCGTGAGTACTTCGCGCCAACGGGGCCTGCGCCCGTCACCGTCGCGCAGCCACAGCCAGGTCAGTGCGGCCACCGCCACAATCACCAGCAGGGAGCATGCTGTTGCCAAGGCGCGGGTGAGCATGGAGACGTTGAACGCCGCCAGGGAGACGGAATGCAGGATGTACCAGGAGACGAGCGCGAATGCGGCGCCGCCGAGAAGGGCGCAGACAAAACGCACCAGGGCGCCTGACGTCGATAAGCGATCTGGTGCGTGTGCGGAGACACGTTTGCGCTCCGCAATCGTCGATCCTGACTGCCGCTCGCGCTGCTCGGTGAGGTGCTCTGTCATACCTGACAGTTTCGCACAGCGTTGGGCCGTTGCCTGTATTAGAAGCTCAAGCGGCGCATGATCGGCGCAGGAATGTGCTGGAGCACGAGCGAGATCGGGCCGAAGAGTTTGTGCACGAACACATTCGGCTTCCCGTCGAGGGCCGCGGCCACAGCAGCCTTCGCGACATCCTGCTTATCGACGGTCAGCGGCGCCTCATCCAGCCCCTGCGTCATCTTCGTGCGGACCTGGCCCGGCCGAACGACGGTGACGGTGACACCAGAATCACGCAGCGCCTCGCCGAGCTGGGTGTAAAAGCCGTCCATTCCCGCCTTGGTCGCGCCGTAGACGAAATTGGAGCGGCGCACCTTCATGCCCGCCACGGAGCTCATCGCGATGATGGTGCCGTGGCCCTGATCCTTGAGCTTCTGGCCGAGAAGCACACCCACGGACACCGGGGCGGTGAAGTTCGTCTGTGCTGATGCGACCGCGGCCTCCTGGTTTTGCCACAGCTCTTCCTGGTCGCCCAGGGTGCCAAAAGCCACGATGGCCACGTCGACATCGCCGTGCGCGAACGCCTCCTCGATGACAGCCGGGTGGGAGGCGGTATCGAAGGCGTCGAAGTCCAGCACACGCACCTCGCCGGCGCCGTGGCTGGTGACCTCTTCGACTGCTGCGTCGATACGCGGGCTGTTCTTGCGCGCGGCGAGTGTCACGGTAGGGGAACCGCCGCGAGCTGCGAGCTCATCGACGATCGCGAGACCGATCTCGCTCGTCCCGCCGAGAAGAAGGATGTTCTGTGCCTGTCCAACTGCGTTAAGCATGGTGTTTGTCCTTTTCCTGTTCTCAGTTCGTTATCTCGTAAGCGGATTTCTCTTGAGCGACCTAAGAGAGCTCCAGTCGGCGGGACATGTCGGAGGCGAAGACGCCGGTCGGGTCGATCGCGCGGCGGGTCTCCAGCCAGCTGCCCATCTCCGGGTACATCTTGTGGAAGTTCTCGGCGGATGTGCGGGATTCCTTGGCCAGGTAGAGGCGGCCGCCGAACTCCATGACCTGCTCGTCCAAGCGGTCCAGGAGGGAGTGCAGGCCGTCGCGGATGGGGAAGTCCACGCACACGTTCCAGCCGCGCATCGGGTAGGACAGCGGCGCGCGGTTGCCCTCGCCGAAGAGCTTGAACACGTTCAGGGCGGTGTAGTGGCCGGAGGACTGGATGTCGTAGATGATCTGCTTGAACGGCTCGACGGCATCGGTGGGCACGACGAACTGATACTGGAGGAAGCCGGCCGGGCCGTAGCCGCGGTTCCACTCCGCGATCATGTCCAACGGCTGGTAGAACTGCGTCAGGTTCAAAATGTCGTTCTTGCTGGGCTTGCCCATGAAGTAGTAGGCCTCACCGATTGCCATGAGCGTCAGCTTGTTCATGGTCCACGACGGGAAGATGTCCGGCACCGTCATCAGCTGTGGCGCCGAGAACTTCAGCGGGTTCTTGGCCAGCTTCGGCGCGAACTCCTCCAGCTGCGCGAGCGTGGCCAGCGAGCCGCGGGAAATCGTGGAGCGGCCCGTCTTCGGCGGAGCGGAGATCGCATCGAACCATGCCGAGGAGTAGGTGTAGCCCTCCTCCTGGCCGTGGGAGTGCTCCTCAATCGTCTCGTCCAAGGTGTTTGTGCGCACCGTGTCGGAAATGAAGTAGGCGGTCTCCGTGAACGTCATCTGGATGCGCGCGCGGAGAATGATGCCGGTCAGGCCCATGCCACCGACCGTGGCCCAGAACAGCGTGCCGTCCGGGTCATCCGCGGAGCCTTCCGGTTCGAGGTGCAGGACGCGGCCATCGGCAACGAGCAATTCCATGGATAGAACATGGTCGCCGAAGGAGCCGGCGGAGTGGTGGTTCTTGCCGTGGATGTCCGGGCCGATCGCACCGCCGATGGTCACCTGCCGGGTGCCCGGCAGCACCGGGACCCACAGGCCGTACGGCAACGCCGCCTTCATCAGCTGGTCCAGCGTCACGCCGCCTTCGACATCGACGATGCCGGTGGAGGCATCGATGTCGTGGATCTTGTTCAGCGGCTGCATGTCCACGACGAGCCCGCCGCCGTTTTGAGCCGGGTCGCCGTAGGAGCGGCCCATGCCGCGTGCGATGACGCCGCGGCGCCGGTTCTCCGGCAGTGTCGCGTTGTCCTCGGCGACCTGGCGGACAGCTTCCTTGATTACGTCCACGTCCGGCGTAGCCAGGACGTGCGCGGTGGACGGAGCCGTGCGGCCCCAGCCGTAGAGCGATTTCGTAGTGGTGTGAAGTTCCATCTCTTCCATCCCCATCGATTTCGGTTGCCTTGGTTTTGGGCACTATCGGCCAGCCTAGTCCCGGCGGCGGAAAAACGATGGGGCGGAAATGCCCGACTAGGGCCTATTAGCGAGGAGGATCACAACTCCATGATGTCGCGGATCCGCTGCGGCAGCTCTTCCTGGCTAGTGATCAGGGGCTTGCCCGATTCTTTGTATTCGCGCAGTTCGGCGTAGACGATGGAGCGGCTCGTGCTATCCAGAAGCGGCAATTCCTGGGCGATGAGCCGAGTCATGAAATCATCCAGCGGCAAATCCGTGAGTTGGGCCGCGATGTGTGGGGAATCGTCGTTGTGGGCCATGCGGATCATCATACGGTCCGCTGTTCCGGCAGTAGTGTGGTGGCATGGAAGAGCCAAAGACGGAACGCGCCGGGGAGCAGACTCCCACAACGGCAGAGACAGTCCAGGAGCAGACGGGGGAGACCCGGATCGATTACAACGCCTTGGACAACACCACCGGTGGCCGGTTGCTCCAGGCGGCATTCGCTGTGGCGTTCACAGCGGTGCCGGACTATGCGCGGTCCAAGCCAGCGCGATTGGCTTCGTGGGCAGCGGTCGCCGCGGCGTTCACGGGAACCGTCGCCGTTTTCAACGCATTCGACGAAGATCCGCGCAACGACCTCACGGCCCGTGTGGAGCACACCGCTGAGACCGGCAGTCCGGCGAAAACGTGGGCGCTGCTTGGCGGCGTTCTTGCACTGACCATCGGCGGGGCGCGTCTGAGCATCGCGGTGCAAAACAAGTTTGCCGGCGCCCTTCGCCGCCGCGGCGCGAAACGCCCCAATACGCTGCTCGGCCTCATCGTCGGTGCCCTGGTTTTCGCTGGCTCGGAGGCCGTGGCACGATTCACCGCCAGCTAAACCGCACTAGCGCCACTAGGGTGGGGCCCATGCCGAGCACGTTGTATCGACCGCGCAGCCGCCAACAGGTGGCGTCTGTCGTCGACCTTGACGCCGCTCGCGCCCGCCTGCGCGGGGCACCGCGCCAGAACCCCAGCACGCTTTTGGTGCGGTGCGCGACTTCGCTTGCCGACGAAACCGTGCTCCGCCACATCGGCCTTAGTTCCGACAGCACTCTCGAGGATGTGCAACGGGCACTCCACACCGCGTTTTCGGTGCCGGGGGACACGCCCACCCCGAGCCGGTTCACCCGCGCCGCCTCCGACTCCGGCCGCTTGGACACCACCGGAACGATTGGCGATTACCTCAGTTCCCCCGGAGACACCCTGTTTTTTCACTGGGGTTTGTGGGAATTCACCCTTTCCCTCCTTGACGTCTATCCGCGCGACGATGCCACGCCGCGCGCATTGTGCGTGGCCGGTGCCGGGGAATTCGCGGGTGAGCCTTTCGACGTCGCCGCCATCAACGCGAAGCTCCTCGGTCCGTCAGCAGTGGAAGCTGTCCTGGCCACTGCCCGCCCGGAGGTGGTGGATGTGGTCGCGCGCTCGCGGAACATGGACTTCGTGCCCCTGCTGCAGGCACTCGACCTAGCCCGCCCCGCTGAGCTCGAACCCTCCGAAGTGCACATCCTGAACACCTTGCCCCGCGAACGCACCGGTGAGGCACGAGACGCCTTCTGGTGCACCGTCCTCGCTCTGTCATGCCTCGTCGACGACGCCAGCAGCGACGATGTCGTCGAATCCGCCATGGCAGCTTTGGGGCGAACCAGGGAAGACGGCAGCGCCTACTGCGCCGATGAGATTCACCAACTATGCGCGGGCTCCCTGGTCAGGCTCGCATCCGTGGGGGGATACGGGGCGGGGGGCAGGTCGGCCGTCGATAAGCTTGACCTTTATCGCGCGCTGCTTCGGGTAAAGTAATCCGGCGTGTCTTCGAAGGTTGAAACGACTCAGCCCACCAGCGCGAAAAGTCAGCTGCTGCGGTTCCTTGTCGTCGGCGTGTTCTGCGCCGTGCTCGATTTCGGTCTGACGTACCTGCTCACCCATTCTTTCGGGTTCACGCGTGTGACCGCGAAAGTGATCGGGTGGTGCCTGGGAACACTCGTCGCGTACCTGCTGAACTCGAAGTTCACGTTCCAGGCGAAAATCACCGGCAAACGCGCGCTCGCGGTGTTCGTGCTGTATCTGTCCACCCTCGGCGTGCAGACCTTCCTGTACTGGGTGACTAACGACCCCCTGATCGCCCTCGGCCTGGTGAACCCGTGGAAAGACGCGGTGTCCTTCGTCATCGCGCAAGGCGTGGCCACCGTGACCAACTTCGTGCTCCAGCGCGTGCTCATCTTCCGCGAGCCGACCCGCGTTGTCGTCAACGAGCCGCCGCGGTAGTTCTGAGCGCTAGGGGCGCTGGAAGTCTTCCTGTGCACCCATGCGCAATAGGGTAAGCCACTCCCTGAACTCTCGCGGGCTGCGGCGCTGAACGAGGAAGAACCAGCCGAAACGCACCAACTCCTGAAACTTCATCTTCCGCATCCCACGTTGGTTGATGATGTAACCGCGGTTGCGGTAGGTGAAATAGCGCTTCGTTTCGTTGTCCGGCCACTGGGCGTGAGCACGGCCGCCCATGATCGGGTGGAACTCAGCCGACCCATCGGGGTGCAAGTACGCCGTGGTCAACGCCGTGCCGTATTTCAGACCCGACTGGGCGAGGCGTCGGTGGTACTCCACCTCATCGCCACGGATGAACAGGCGGTAATCCGGTACACCGATGCGTTCCATCGCCGTGGCGCTGACTAACGCACCGTTGAACAGGCTCGCGTACTGCGGCAGGAAATCGCCCTCTAGCTCCTCCCGGCGGCGGTGCCAAGCCAGGCCCTGGCGGAGGGGAAAAGCGAGACGGTCCGAGTCGTCGATATTGCACACGACGGGGGAGACCTCGGCCAGCTTCTCGCGGCGGGCGACCTCGTAGAGCGTAGCCAGCACATGCTCGTCCGCCGGGCGTCCGTCATCGTCCGCGCACCAGATCGCGTCCGCGCCGAGCGCTAAAGCGTGCAAGAAGCCGTACGCGAAACCGCCCGCGCCCCCGAGATTCGTCTTCGATGCCAAGTACACCGCCCTATCGCCCGCGAGCCCTTCGAGGAGGTCTTTCACCTCAGCTTCGTGGCCGTTGTCCACCACAATCACCCAATCCACCGGG encodes:
- a CDS encoding GtrA family protein codes for the protein MSSKVETTQPTSAKSQLLRFLVVGVFCAVLDFGLTYLLTHSFGFTRVTAKVIGWCLGTLVAYLLNSKFTFQAKITGKRALAVFVLYLSTLGVQTFLYWVTNDPLIALGLVNPWKDAVSFVIAQGVATVTNFVLQRVLIFREPTRVVVNEPPR
- a CDS encoding FAD-binding oxidoreductase gives rise to the protein MELHTTTKSLYGWGRTAPSTAHVLATPDVDVIKEAVRQVAEDNATLPENRRRGVIARGMGRSYGDPAQNGGGLVVDMQPLNKIHDIDASTGIVDVEGGVTLDQLMKAALPYGLWVPVLPGTRQVTIGGAIGPDIHGKNHHSAGSFGDHVLSMELLVADGRVLHLEPEGSADDPDGTLFWATVGGMGLTGIILRARIQMTFTETAYFISDTVRTNTLDETIEEHSHGQEEGYTYSSAWFDAISAPPKTGRSTISRGSLATLAQLEEFAPKLAKNPLKFSAPQLMTVPDIFPSWTMNKLTLMAIGEAYYFMGKPSKNDILNLTQFYQPLDMIAEWNRGYGPAGFLQYQFVVPTDAVEPFKQIIYDIQSSGHYTALNVFKLFGEGNRAPLSYPMRGWNVCVDFPIRDGLHSLLDRLDEQVMEFGGRLYLAKESRTSAENFHKMYPEMGSWLETRRAIDPTGVFASDMSRRLELS
- a CDS encoding glycosyltransferase, which gives rise to MNSPAERPRAAADATLNPAGTTAAVIVTHKRVELLRHSLEQVVGQTHPVDWVIVVDNGHEAEVKDLLEGLAGDRAVYLASKTNLGGAGGFAYGFLHALALGADAIWCADDDGRPADEHVLATLYEVARREKLAEVSPVVCNIDDSDRLAFPLRQGLAWHRRREELEGDFLPQYASLFNGALVSATAMERIGVPDYRLFIRGDEVEYHRRLAQSGLKYGTALTTAYLHPDGSAEFHPIMGGRAHAQWPDNETKRYFTYRNRGYIINQRGMRKMKFQELVRFGWFFLVQRRSPREFREWLTLLRMGAQEDFQRP
- a CDS encoding decaprenylphospho-beta-D-erythro-pentofuranosid-2-ulose 2-reductase, whose protein sequence is MLNAVGQAQNILLLGGTSEIGLAIVDELAARGGSPTVTLAARKNSPRIDAAVEEVTSHGAGEVRVLDFDAFDTASHPAVIEEAFAHGDVDVAIVAFGTLGDQEELWQNQEAAVASAQTNFTAPVSVGVLLGQKLKDQGHGTIIAMSSVAGMKVRRSNFVYGATKAGMDGFYTQLGEALRDSGVTVTVVRPGQVRTKMTQGLDEAPLTVDKQDVAKAAVAAALDGKPNVFVHKLFGPISLVLQHIPAPIMRRLSF
- a CDS encoding galactan 5-O-arabinofuranosyltransferase, producing MTEHLTEQRERQSGSTIAERKRVSAHAPDRLSTSGALVRFVCALLGGAAFALVSWYILHSVSLAAFNVSMLTRALATACSLLVIVAVAALTWLWLRDGDGRRPRWREVLTELVCTLAPAGLVVSALGVPLSATKLYLDGIQVDQGFRTQFLTRMAESAANQDMNYIDMPTFYPLGWFWLGGRMSNLLGMPGWEVYQPWALMSLAAAGAALVPVWRKLIGSLPVATAIALATTAICLTMVPDEPYAAIVAMGVPAAAVMGCRAMRGSWESTIALTVFLGVSACFYTLYTGIVALMMVTFAVIAMVARPRGQRWWVPLRQLAVMGFGSIAIALVAWAPYITGLLTSPEAVKSTAQHFLPSEGTTIPMPFFELSAVGALSLLGLIYIVARFREPEITYLALAVSVCYAWVFGSMVIALAGTTLLGFRVEVLIALLLSTTGIFAIADLRLAGVEFLYPDRLNERGNRTVTALFVVLLAAGALAYIQQIPDENESFIDQAYTSTDGNGERADRRESDVGRYYIEMNDFIQDQGYEPADTVLLTDEINFMVYHPYHGFNAFTSHYANPLGEFEARSEAIASWARGSFRELSDPAEFTKAIDETNERWRSPDVFILRGSETDPDEPWKTHIAHDIFPSQPNVHYEALFFNPKAFDSADWTTQQFGPFVVVVRNK